The Candidatus Desulfofervidus auxilii DNA segment TTTTCATGGCTCGAGCAATCTGCTGTAAACGTTCAACATGTATCCGGTCACGCCCCTTCTCATATTTTTGAATCTGCTGAAAGGATACTCCTACCCTTTCTGCCAATTGCATTTGGGTAAGATTTTTCTGTTTGCGAAAAAGTCTTATTCTTGCCCCTATTTCGGCGTTAGAAATAATTCTCTCCATTTTTTACATTCATAACCTTATTTCAGGCAATGGTCTATAAACCATTCATTGAGGCTTGACAAATACAATCATTAGTTGTATATATAATTTATGTCAAAGTTATTATTAGTAGAAGATAACAAAGAAGTAGCTAAAATTATTTCAGATTTCCTTTGCATATTAGGCTATTCAGTAGACACTGCATTTAATATAAACATGGCCCTAGAATTATTCAATAAAAATAGCTATGATTTTATCATAACTGATGAAAACTTGCCTGATAGAAAAGGTTCATGCTTGGTCAAGGAAATAAAAAAGAAATGTCCCAATTTACCCGTCTTGGGTGTC contains these protein-coding regions:
- a CDS encoding response regulator transcription factor yields the protein MSKLLLVEDNKEVAKIISDFLCILGYSVDTAFNINMALELFNKNSYDFIITDENLPDRKGSCLVKEIKKKCPNLPVLGVSGNSNQQAQALFSAGVDGFLTKPFTLKQLREKIHALLKKNRNPSKQAKVQL